From a region of the Coffea arabica cultivar ET-39 chromosome 3e, Coffea Arabica ET-39 HiFi, whole genome shotgun sequence genome:
- the LOC140038417 gene encoding secreted RxLR effector protein 161-like produces MDQSKRGNLPMTHGISLSKNMCPRTQVETDKMHTVPYASAIGSIMYAMLCTRPDVSYALSVTSRFQANPGEGHWTAVKNILNYLRRTKDLFLIYGKGELELKGYTDTSFQSDKDDCKSQSGFIFTRNGGAVCWKSSKQDTTADSTTEAEYIAAAEAAKEAVWIKKFVTELGVIPTIVDPVTLYCDNNGAIAQAKEPRSHQRSKHVLRRFHLIREIVARNDVKIERVSTEDNIADPLTKVLSQKKHDSHVLSYGMENMENMF; encoded by the coding sequence ATGGATCAGTCTAAGAGGGGTAATTTACCTATGACTCATGGTATAAGCCTTTCTAAAAATATGTGTCCAAGGACACAAGTTGAGACTGATAAGATGCATACTGTTCCATATGCTTCAGCAATTGGATCAATTATGTATGCTATGTTATGTACAAGACCTGATGTCTCATATGCTCTGAGTGTCACAAGCAGATTTCAGGCTAATCCAGGTGAGGGTCATTGGACAGCCGTTAAGAACATTCTTAACTACTTAAGAAGGACCAAAGATTTGTTCTTAATATATGGAAAAGGTGAGTTAGAACTCAAAGGCTATACGGATACGAGTTTTCAATCAGATAAGGATGATTGTAAATCACAGTCAGGCTTCATTTTTACTCGTAATGGAGGTGCCGTCTGTTggaagagttccaaacaagacACCACAGCAGATTCTACAACAGAGGCTGAGTACATTGCGGCCGCCGAAGCAGCTAAGGAAGCAGTTTGGATCAAGAAGTTCGTAACTGAACTTGGTGTGATTCCAACCATTGTTGATCCGGTCACTTTGTACTGTGATAACAATGGGGCTATAGCTCAAGCCAAGGAACCCAGGTCTCATCAGCGATCCAAACATGTGCTTAGAAGATTTCACTTGATTAGAGAAATCGTTGCTAGGAATGATGTAAAGATAGAGAGAGTCTCCACAGAGGATAACATAGCTGATCCTCTCACTAAAGTCCTTTCTCAAAAGAAGCATGATAGTCATGTATTATCTTATGGGATGGAAAACAtggaaaatatgttttag